A window from Dehalobacter sp. DCA encodes these proteins:
- a CDS encoding DUF3102 domain-containing protein, with protein sequence MSDLLTERTPPVIAAEINTIKQQTNKILLASAVEVGKRLKEAKALLPHGEWGKWLEESVSYSQRSANYMIQLFEEYGPKLLASQDMDVSSNSQSIANLTYTQALILLGLPVEERDEFIVENDAGSMSSRQLQQAVSVRNQELAGKEDEDLQKVCAEQKDKISKLSDERDLAKKEATDNLQAVWAEQGNVLKLQRKLDVLENENTAAKRIAEIEYESKLLKLNLSMSQADARFDLITKGLDDLFIAIKEMAAADPDACKLYITHANQLMSKAMNKLKRFEKTTMAAPKVPKAPESPEKN encoded by the coding sequence ATGAGTGATTTGCTGACAGAGCGTACGCCGCCTGTCATCGCGGCTGAAATCAATACGATTAAACAACAAACCAATAAAATTCTGCTGGCCAGCGCCGTCGAAGTAGGAAAACGTCTGAAGGAAGCCAAAGCGCTGCTGCCCCATGGGGAGTGGGGCAAGTGGCTGGAGGAATCGGTAAGTTATTCTCAAAGATCGGCCAATTATATGATTCAGCTCTTTGAAGAATACGGGCCTAAACTGCTTGCTTCCCAAGACATGGACGTCAGCTCAAATTCGCAATCGATTGCGAATTTGACCTACACCCAGGCCCTCATCCTTCTTGGGCTCCCGGTAGAGGAACGGGATGAGTTTATCGTTGAGAATGATGCAGGCAGCATGAGCAGTCGGCAGCTGCAGCAGGCAGTATCTGTGAGGAACCAGGAGCTTGCCGGGAAAGAAGACGAAGACCTGCAGAAAGTCTGTGCTGAGCAAAAAGATAAAATCTCCAAATTATCAGATGAGCGCGATCTGGCGAAAAAAGAAGCCACGGATAACCTGCAAGCCGTATGGGCCGAGCAGGGAAATGTTTTGAAGCTGCAGCGGAAGCTTGACGTCCTGGAAAATGAAAATACGGCAGCCAAGCGCATCGCCGAGATAGAATACGAAAGCAAGCTCTTAAAGCTCAACCTCTCCATGAGCCAGGCAGACGCCCGCTTTGATCTGATAACCAAAGGACTCGATGATCTCTTTATCGCCATCAAAGAAATGGCCGCAGCGGACCCGGATGCTTGTAAATTATATATCACCCATGCCAATCAGTTGATGTCTAAAGCGATGAACAAGCTAAAGCGCTTCGAGAAAACGACCATGGCAGCTCCAAAAGTTCCGAAAGCTCCGGAAAGTCCTGAAAAAAATTAA
- a CDS encoding DUF1659 domain-containing protein: MTLVVNTLDSVLATRYQIGITAGGGPVLKQKSLTGVKATAADQDVYDVAVALSSLVDYPLADIRRLNIFELADE; this comes from the coding sequence ATGACTTTAGTGGTAAACACGTTGGATTCCGTGCTGGCAACCCGTTATCAGATAGGGATTACCGCCGGCGGTGGCCCGGTTCTCAAGCAAAAAAGCCTGACCGGCGTTAAAGCAACGGCAGCTGATCAGGACGTATACGATGTGGCTGTCGCTTTATCAAGCCTGGTGGATTATCCATTGGCAGATATCCGCCGCCTGAATATTTTCGAGCTGGCCGATGAGTAA
- a CDS encoding DUF2922 domain-containing protein codes for MAITSQKVLRMVFTTVGGKAFTITLPQPKAGLTLAQVGTVMDLIMAKNIFATSSGDLASKRDIKVVDTTTDDLFDPPQE; via the coding sequence ATGGCAATAACGAGCCAGAAAGTTTTAAGAATGGTATTTACGACCGTAGGTGGTAAGGCGTTTACCATTACCCTTCCCCAGCCAAAGGCAGGCCTTACGCTTGCCCAAGTCGGGACGGTCATGGACCTCATCATGGCAAAAAACATTTTTGCCACTTCCAGTGGGGATCTGGCAAGCAAGAGAGATATTAAAGTGGTAGATACTACCACGGACGATCTCTTCGATCCCCCACAAGAATAA
- a CDS encoding Ig-like domain-containing protein, producing MIREKIKTIGRILLPIVIILLLFSSNTFAHSGRTDSNGGHRDNKNASGLGYYHYHHGYGPHLHPNGVCPYETPEKTTIPEPVDVSSVMINSMDNTVLEVGNKTVLSATIYPSDAENKSITWSSSDINVAIVSENGIVTAANPGSAIITAKSSNGKTNSITLNVDEKAEPVSTVTEEQASSEQKTQEMTDTNSDQNESGSSVLGYGVVAAIAAWFLLRKKKK from the coding sequence TTGATAAGAGAAAAAATAAAAACAATTGGAAGAATCCTATTACCTATCGTAATTATTTTGTTGTTATTTTCATCTAATACTTTTGCCCATTCAGGAAGAACTGATTCAAACGGCGGACACAGAGATAACAAAAATGCTAGTGGATTAGGTTATTACCATTATCATCATGGTTACGGCCCTCACTTACATCCTAATGGAGTCTGCCCATATGAAACACCAGAAAAAACAACAATCCCCGAACCTGTTGACGTTAGCTCTGTAATGATCAATTCTATGGATAACACTGTATTAGAAGTTGGAAACAAAACTGTATTAAGTGCTACTATTTACCCTTCAGATGCAGAGAATAAATCTATTACTTGGTCATCAAGTGATATCAATGTTGCTATAGTTAGTGAAAATGGTATCGTTACAGCAGCAAATCCTGGTTCCGCGATCATAACAGCTAAATCAAGTAACGGAAAAACAAATAGTATCACTTTAAATGTTGACGAAAAAGCAGAGCCTGTTTCAACAGTCACTGAAGAACAAGCTTCATCGGAACAAAAAACTCAAGAAATGACAGACACAAATAGCGATCAAAATGAATCCGGTTCTTCTGTTCTCGGCTATGGTGTTGTAGCTGCCATTGCAGCTTGGTTTCTATTAAGAAAAAAGAAAAAATAA
- the dinD gene encoding DNA damage-inducible protein D produces the protein MTEIEKYSEKTFESIKHLTTEGIEFWYARELKVVLEYQQWRSFTDVIERAKIACQNSGYLVADHFAEIRKMVDIGSGAEREIEDIMLSRYACYLIVQNGDSRKKVIAIGQTYFAVKTRQQELIENYDQLNEEQKRLAIRNEMIIHNKSLAEAAKEAGVVEAKDYAVFQNKGYQGLYGGFGVKEIHERKGLKKSQKILDHMGSTELAANLFRATQTDEKLRRENIKVKDKANQTHFQVGQKVRQTIKELGGTMPEDLPTPGKSIQQIEKEHKSRYKEIE, from the coding sequence ATGACTGAGATTGAAAAATATTCTGAAAAAACTTTTGAGTCCATCAAACATTTGACTACAGAGGGTATTGAGTTTTGGTATGCCAGAGAGTTAAAGGTTGTATTGGAATACCAACAATGGAGGAGTTTTACCGATGTAATAGAGCGTGCAAAGATCGCTTGCCAAAATAGCGGCTATCTTGTTGCAGACCATTTTGCGGAGATCCGCAAAATGGTTGATATCGGTTCAGGTGCTGAACGAGAGATAGAAGATATAATGCTTTCCCGTTATGCATGTTATTTAATTGTTCAAAATGGAGACTCTCGAAAAAAAGTGATTGCAATTGGACAAACCTATTTTGCCGTAAAGACACGTCAGCAAGAATTAATTGAGAACTATGATCAGTTGAATGAAGAACAGAAGCGTTTAGCAATCCGCAACGAGATGATTATCCATAATAAGTCTTTAGCTGAGGCGGCAAAAGAGGCCGGCGTTGTTGAAGCAAAGGATTATGCGGTTTTTCAAAATAAAGGGTACCAAGGGTTGTATGGCGGCTTTGGGGTGAAAGAAATCCATGAACGCAAAGGCTTAAAGAAGAGCCAAAAAATACTCGACCATATGGGAAGCACCGAATTAGCGGCAAATCTATTCCGAGCTACTCAAACAGATGAAAAACTGAGAAGAGAGAATATTAAAGTAAAAGATAAAGCCAATCAGACTCATTTTCAAGTAGGACAAAAGGTAAGGCAAACGATTAAAGAATTGGGAGGAACCATGCCGGAGGATTTGCCAACACCGGGGAAGAGCATTCAGCAAATTGAGAAAGAACATAAGAGTAGGTATAAGGAAATAGAATAA
- a CDS encoding helix-turn-helix transcriptional regulator: MKVDRLVSIIMILLDKERIGAQELADMFEVSPRTIYRDIDTINLAGIPVRATSGVGGGFEIMQKYKIDRKVFSTTDLSAILMGLSSLSNMIRGDELVNALAKVKSFIPADRAKDIELKANQIYIDLSPWMGNRNIQPYLEIIKTALQESKLLSFEYADRYGNKTARTAEPYQLVLKSSHWYWQGYCHKRNDFRLFKLSRTSNLQIQEEFFTPRDYQKPQLDFTDILATMQTKIKIRIHKSVMDRVLDYCTYEHFSPDGDEHYIVSFPFVENEYYYNILFSFGDKCECLEPLHIRTEMKRRIHAIATLYES, translated from the coding sequence ATGAAGGTTGACAGGCTTGTTAGCATTATTATGATACTCCTTGATAAAGAGCGTATAGGCGCACAGGAGTTAGCAGATATGTTTGAAGTTTCACCCCGCACAATCTACCGCGACATAGACACTATCAACCTGGCGGGTATTCCTGTTCGCGCAACATCGGGAGTGGGCGGCGGCTTTGAAATCATGCAGAAATACAAGATTGATAGAAAGGTTTTTTCGACTACCGACCTTTCCGCTATCTTGATGGGGCTTTCCAGTCTTTCCAACATGATACGAGGTGATGAACTGGTAAACGCCCTTGCGAAAGTCAAGAGTTTTATCCCCGCCGATAGAGCGAAAGACATTGAATTAAAAGCAAATCAAATATATATAGATTTAAGTCCGTGGATGGGCAACAGGAACATACAACCATATTTAGAAATTATCAAAACAGCTTTACAGGAAAGTAAGCTACTTTCGTTTGAATATGCAGACCGCTACGGAAATAAAACCGCACGAACAGCCGAGCCGTATCAGCTTGTATTGAAAAGTAGTCATTGGTATTGGCAAGGGTATTGCCATAAAAGAAATGATTTTCGCCTATTCAAACTATCCCGCACATCAAACCTACAAATACAAGAGGAATTTTTTACGCCACGAGATTATCAAAAACCGCAGTTGGATTTTACTGATATTTTGGCAACGATGCAAACAAAAATCAAAATTCGTATTCATAAATCTGTCATGGACAGGGTGCTTGATTATTGCACTTATGAACACTTTTCGCCAGACGGTGATGAGCATTACATTGTTAGTTTTCCTTTCGTAGAGAACGAATACTACTACAATATTCTTTTCAGTTTCGGGGATAAATGCGAGTGTTTAGAGCCGTTACATATCCGCACAGAAATGAAGCGTAGAATACATGCTATAGCTACCTTATACGAAAGCTAG
- a CDS encoding cysteine hydrolase family protein, whose amino-acid sequence MQKKALVIIDIQNDITKNYKDIIDNINKAIDWAVHNNIHVIYIRHENLSAGTRTFKTNTYGSELASDLKIVSKNVFTKYKGNALSSEEFADFISKNEICDFYITGADAIACVKSTCYNLCKANYGVNVLSDCITSYDKRKIDEMLRYYESKGSKIIRLNDLLPKRDPGYSQCFVD is encoded by the coding sequence ATGCAGAAAAAAGCCTTAGTAATCATTGATATTCAAAATGACATAACAAAAAATTATAAGGATATTATTGACAATATCAATAAAGCGATTGATTGGGCAGTCCATAATAATATTCATGTTATTTATATAAGGCATGAAAATTTGTCAGCCGGTACGAGGACTTTTAAAACCAATACATATGGGTCTGAATTAGCTTCAGACTTGAAAATAGTATCAAAAAATGTTTTTACAAAATACAAAGGAAACGCATTAAGCAGTGAAGAATTTGCAGACTTTATTAGTAAAAATGAAATATGTGATTTCTACATAACAGGAGCAGATGCTATTGCTTGTGTTAAATCAACCTGTTACAACTTATGCAAAGCAAATTATGGCGTTAATGTCCTATCAGATTGCATTACCAGTTATGATAAAAGGAAAATTGACGAAATGCTGCGCTATTATGAAAGTAAAGGCAGTAAAATCATTCGTTTAAATGACTTGTTACCAAAGCGGGACCCTGGATATTCCCAGTGTTTCGTTGATTAA
- the rhuM gene encoding RhuM family protein translates to MRQENKIILYMTDSGNVTVSVRYEDENFWMTQKAIAELFEVGVAAISKHINNIYEDEELTAEATVSKMEIVQEEGSRTVKRTVEFYSLDMIIAVGYRVNSKKATRFRQWATKTLHEYIQKGFVLNDDFLKNGKPFGKDYFDELLERIREIRASERRAYQKIADVFEQCSYDYDKDSSSTREFYSFVQNKLHYAITGKTAAELIAERVTLEHPTMGLTTWKAAPDGKIIKRDVGVAKNYLNEKELTRLNRILTMFIDYAELMAEDEVPMSMMDWLRETDHFLQSNRRKVLKDKGSIFA, encoded by the coding sequence ATGAGACAGGAAAATAAAATTATTTTGTACATGACGGACAGCGGCAATGTGACGGTTTCGGTACGTTATGAGGACGAAAACTTCTGGATGACGCAAAAAGCAATTGCGGAGCTGTTTGAAGTTGGCGTCGCCGCTATTAGTAAACACATTAATAATATTTATGAAGATGAAGAATTAACTGCGGAAGCAACTGTTTCCAAAATGGAAATAGTTCAAGAAGAGGGCAGCCGAACTGTAAAGCGTACGGTGGAATTTTATAGTTTGGATATGATCATCGCTGTAGGATATCGTGTTAACTCAAAAAAGGCGACACGCTTCCGTCAATGGGCCACTAAAACGCTGCACGAGTATATCCAAAAGGGGTTTGTGCTGAATGACGATTTTTTGAAGAACGGCAAGCCTTTCGGCAAAGATTACTTTGATGAATTGCTGGAACGTATCCGCGAGATTCGAGCCAGTGAGCGAAGAGCGTACCAGAAGATTGCCGATGTGTTCGAACAATGCAGTTACGACTATGACAAAGACAGCAGTTCTACCCGGGAGTTCTATTCTTTTGTGCAGAACAAGCTCCATTATGCTATAACCGGAAAGACAGCTGCAGAATTAATTGCCGAGCGGGTCACGCTTGAGCATCCTACAATGGGACTGACTACATGGAAAGCAGCACCGGATGGAAAGATTATCAAGCGTGATGTGGGGGTTGCGAAAAACTATCTTAATGAAAAGGAACTTACGCGTCTTAACCGCATCTTGACCATGTTTATTGATTATGCAGAACTAATGGCTGAGGACGAAGTACCGATGAGCATGATGGACTGGCTGCGCGAAACGGATCATTTTTTACAGAGCAACCGACGAAAAGTCTTAAAAGATAAAGGGTCAATTTTCGCATGA
- a CDS encoding helix-turn-helix domain-containing protein produces the protein MQKILQDVHIGANIQRLRKSRGYSQTDMVTKLQLSGRSMSRANYAHIEQGVRNIYVSDLILFKEIFDVDFEEFFKGLTPQKN, from the coding sequence GTGCAAAAAATATTACAAGATGTCCATATTGGCGCAAATATACAACGTTTGAGAAAAAGCCGCGGCTATTCTCAAACGGATATGGTAACTAAGCTACAATTATCAGGCCGTTCCATGTCAAGAGCAAATTATGCCCATATTGAGCAAGGGGTTAGGAACATCTATGTCAGCGACCTGATTTTATTCAAGGAGATTTTTGATGTTGACTTTGAGGAGTTTTTTAAGGGGTTAACCCCCCAAAAAAACTAG
- a CDS encoding phospholipase D-like domain-containing protein, which yields MYEIIYHDRIKTVLEQEFSKVSDNLQIISAYCKTAALAYVDSKVSSAPVTKRLMVRFRLDDILSGATDLDIYIYCKQYGWDLYILLDLHAKTFIFDRKRWIVGSANLTSRGIGLAKESNLEMAMLAEVDPDELVMINAMFDKSTLMTDNLYERMKKQVECVNNGHLSMNEWDDDIVNMIRDDITTLFTHDFPKTKTPFEINADDYLMLGLTVGDHDKSEIVRALQSSRGFKWLMSTLRASNNQQLYFGELTAKLHDALINDPKPYRKEVKQLLANLLNWISLLGFDNIKIERPNYSQVVRLL from the coding sequence ATGTATGAGATTATCTATCACGACAGAATAAAGACTGTTTTAGAACAAGAGTTTTCGAAGGTCAGTGATAACCTCCAGATCATATCCGCATATTGCAAGACTGCCGCGCTAGCATATGTTGATTCAAAAGTATCTTCGGCTCCGGTCACGAAACGTCTGATGGTACGGTTTCGTTTAGATGATATTCTGAGTGGAGCTACAGATTTAGACATCTATATTTATTGTAAGCAATACGGATGGGATCTGTACATACTGCTTGACCTACATGCGAAGACTTTTATCTTCGACCGGAAGAGATGGATTGTCGGCAGCGCAAATCTAACATCCAGAGGTATAGGTCTAGCTAAGGAAAGTAATCTGGAGATGGCTATGCTTGCTGAGGTTGACCCAGACGAGCTGGTTATGATAAATGCGATGTTCGACAAGTCAACGCTAATGACAGATAATCTCTACGAGCGGATGAAAAAGCAAGTTGAATGTGTGAATAACGGGCATTTGTCAATGAATGAGTGGGATGATGACATAGTCAATATGATTAGAGATGATATAACAACGCTCTTTACGCACGATTTCCCAAAGACAAAAACACCGTTTGAAATCAATGCTGACGATTATCTGATGCTTGGGCTGACAGTCGGCGATCATGATAAATCAGAAATAGTTAGGGCTCTTCAGTCCAGCCGAGGCTTCAAGTGGCTTATGTCAACACTTCGGGCAAGCAATAATCAGCAGCTATACTTCGGCGAATTGACAGCCAAACTCCATGACGCATTAATAAATGATCCGAAGCCGTATCGAAAAGAAGTTAAGCAATTACTTGCGAACTTACTGAACTGGATTTCATTACTCGGCTTCGACAACATTAAAATTGAGCGGCCTAATTATTCGCAGGTTGTTCGTCTATTATAA
- a CDS encoding ATP-binding protein, whose translation MSQSIINIEQYGDALRNTGYKNIESAVSEIIDNSIEAEATDVFVIVTDTLPSYASRRIVTEIAFLDNGTGMDRETLDTCLQIGSSTRRERRGMGRFGVGLPQASLHVCPRVEVYSWQGGVGNCLMIYLDINLIQQGIQTEFDEPQAVDIPDKYSDYLQYSDDNHKQFDFSQSGTLVVWKDCDNVSPGTVMPLFKRLEFALGQKFRHLIQSGIQSIYLRHTQNETIDRQVMPNDPLLLMKPNLVLGNFNSPGTIRERDNIAFTEPLFEPFKNDDYPDGIMRVPVRYQDRDTKEIRQSTVTLTFSVVRREFYDITAIKKDPGATAMGGHVKKLEGISVVRAGREIDFGQFDFYTNRNKPEHRWWGCEISFEPELDEAFGVSNNKQHVELIELPDEEYEDDELKPLWLQLRRFISDTISAMYNRNKDIRKLARTAQTETSQAEEIVNAAEEGSTEPSHSQEVRGGKSEEEVRNDAHDFITHQTGEEPSDEIIDVYLSNKINFIYKNNGRNHFFDYNLEGLGTASCIINTAHVFYTNFVQRLEDDPDFKTAFELFLASLVITIDQASEKDREAFDELITTWNEKLRRYINEQVGNKS comes from the coding sequence ATGAGCCAGTCGATTATAAACATAGAGCAATACGGAGATGCCCTCAGGAACACTGGATACAAGAACATCGAAAGCGCAGTATCCGAGATCATCGATAACTCTATCGAGGCTGAAGCAACAGATGTCTTTGTCATTGTAACTGATACCTTGCCATCATATGCGAGCAGGAGAATTGTAACAGAGATTGCATTCCTGGATAATGGAACAGGGATGGACAGAGAAACCCTAGACACATGTTTGCAGATTGGTTCAAGCACCCGCCGAGAAAGGCGGGGAATGGGAAGGTTCGGTGTCGGTTTGCCACAAGCCTCGCTTCATGTTTGCCCAAGGGTAGAGGTCTATTCGTGGCAAGGCGGAGTCGGAAACTGCCTGATGATATATCTTGACATTAACCTTATCCAACAAGGAATCCAAACCGAGTTTGACGAGCCGCAAGCGGTTGATATTCCTGATAAGTACTCCGACTACTTGCAATACTCCGATGATAATCATAAGCAGTTCGATTTTAGTCAAAGCGGTACGCTCGTCGTGTGGAAGGACTGCGATAACGTCAGTCCCGGAACTGTTATGCCGCTTTTCAAAAGGCTTGAGTTTGCTTTAGGGCAGAAGTTTAGGCACCTAATTCAGTCCGGGATACAGAGCATTTATTTGCGTCACACTCAAAATGAAACCATAGATAGACAGGTGATGCCGAACGATCCGCTCTTACTTATGAAGCCAAACCTTGTGTTGGGAAATTTTAATTCTCCTGGAACAATCAGAGAGCGTGATAATATTGCCTTTACGGAGCCTCTGTTTGAACCTTTTAAAAATGACGATTATCCTGATGGTATTATGAGAGTACCTGTTCGATATCAAGATCGTGACACGAAAGAAATCCGCCAATCCACAGTAACCCTCACATTTTCTGTTGTTCGCCGTGAGTTTTATGACATCACTGCAATAAAGAAAGATCCAGGTGCTACTGCCATGGGTGGGCATGTAAAAAAGCTCGAGGGCATTTCTGTGGTTCGTGCTGGTCGAGAGATCGACTTTGGTCAATTCGATTTTTACACCAATCGAAACAAGCCGGAACACCGATGGTGGGGATGTGAAATTTCATTTGAACCTGAACTCGACGAAGCTTTTGGTGTCTCTAATAATAAACAACACGTCGAGCTTATCGAACTCCCTGATGAGGAATACGAGGATGATGAGTTAAAGCCGCTCTGGCTACAGTTACGGAGATTTATAAGCGATACAATCAGTGCGATGTATAACAGAAATAAAGATATCCGCAAGTTGGCGCGTACTGCTCAGACTGAAACATCACAGGCAGAAGAAATAGTTAATGCGGCCGAGGAAGGGTCTACTGAACCATCGCACAGTCAAGAGGTGCGCGGAGGAAAGTCAGAGGAAGAAGTTCGCAATGACGCTCACGATTTTATAACTCATCAGACGGGTGAAGAACCGTCGGATGAGATTATCGACGTCTACTTGTCAAACAAAATCAATTTTATTTATAAGAACAACGGGCGCAACCATTTCTTTGACTATAATCTTGAAGGCTTAGGGACAGCGAGTTGTATCATCAATACAGCGCATGTGTTCTACACGAACTTTGTCCAACGTTTGGAAGATGATCCCGATTTCAAAACTGCCTTTGAGCTTTTTCTAGCATCATTGGTTATTACAATTGATCAAGCAAGCGAGAAAGACCGCGAGGCATTTGACGAGCTCATAACAACCTGGAATGAAAAACTCCGAAGGTACATAAATGAGCAAGTCGGAAACAAATCGTAG
- a CDS encoding DEAD/DEAH box helicase — protein MDLTRFKKVLSTYATDELKALLGNNLADMLIEWTPNDQSLFKKTTLADMIATIHGVTILKDKSFRQLFLTRLGKNDILSFRDVMPKKYQASTDLKEIVEFVAARSWRKDNVNDHLLSLLGITEDIFQQENSEEDAVACISAPERFFELLDYQFVVKQRLLNELMSDTPLVRMLVQMPTGTGKTKTAMHTIVHHFNINLNKQGLVIWLAHTTELLYQAYETFISVWRHLGKGDVKTYKLWGKFDIPDDGEPLSGFLFCGFQKLMSIAASKPQVFNRLVEDCRLVVVDEAHKAAATETKKLINGLMIRKPNMSDRSLIGLTATPGRNISDNEDIQRLVNMFEGRIIGIDPEIINSINLSRVKALNAKNETDIIRHFQSRQILAKIHRERITYPESLSERELRKLRIQATANGYDDYSKKFIETIGRNKSRNLSILDKLIHLNEDKIPTIVFACSVEHGSLLSAALTLQGINNACVFGNMDPVMRRQAIRRFKDREDGLNILINFEVLTTGFDATNIKCVFITRPTQSVVLYSQMIGRGLRGPMMGGNETCLLVDIEDNLKKYDESSAFRFFENYWNYDIKSEHNQEEKV, from the coding sequence ATGGATTTAACCAGATTCAAGAAGGTGCTGTCAACATATGCAACGGACGAGTTGAAAGCTCTTCTAGGAAATAATCTTGCTGACATGCTGATTGAATGGACACCAAATGATCAGTCGTTATTTAAGAAGACCACATTGGCAGATATGATTGCTACAATACATGGTGTAACGATTCTGAAGGACAAGTCTTTTCGGCAATTATTTCTCACTCGACTGGGAAAAAACGACATACTATCGTTTCGCGATGTAATGCCAAAGAAATATCAGGCATCAACTGATTTGAAGGAAATAGTCGAATTTGTCGCTGCTCGTTCATGGCGTAAAGACAATGTAAACGATCATTTGCTCTCATTGCTAGGAATTACAGAAGATATTTTTCAACAAGAGAATTCAGAAGAGGACGCAGTTGCGTGCATTTCAGCTCCGGAACGTTTCTTTGAGCTGCTAGATTACCAATTTGTGGTCAAACAACGCCTCCTTAATGAACTTATGTCTGATACCCCATTAGTCAGGATGCTGGTTCAAATGCCCACAGGAACCGGTAAAACAAAAACAGCGATGCACACGATTGTACACCATTTTAATATCAACCTTAATAAGCAAGGCTTGGTTATTTGGCTGGCTCACACAACAGAGCTGCTTTATCAAGCCTATGAGACATTCATTTCTGTTTGGCGGCATCTTGGTAAGGGCGATGTAAAGACATATAAGCTCTGGGGTAAATTTGATATTCCCGACGATGGAGAACCGCTTTCCGGCTTTCTTTTCTGCGGTTTTCAAAAGCTCATGTCTATAGCTGCTAGCAAACCGCAGGTATTTAATCGTCTTGTTGAGGATTGCCGTCTTGTTGTCGTAGATGAAGCGCATAAAGCAGCGGCTACAGAAACCAAAAAGCTGATTAACGGACTGATGATTCGAAAACCCAATATGTCCGACCGCTCATTAATCGGGCTGACGGCGACACCGGGCAGAAACATCTCCGACAACGAAGACATTCAGCGCTTAGTAAACATGTTCGAAGGCAGAATTATCGGCATCGACCCTGAAATTATTAACAGCATCAACCTTTCAAGGGTTAAGGCACTTAATGCCAAAAATGAAACAGATATAATCCGCCATTTTCAGTCTCGACAGATTTTAGCAAAGATACATCGCGAACGTATTACTTACCCTGAATCGCTAAGCGAACGAGAGTTAAGAAAGCTCAGAATTCAGGCTACCGCAAATGGATACGACGATTACTCAAAAAAGTTCATTGAAACGATAGGGCGGAATAAAAGCCGAAATTTATCGATCCTCGACAAACTGATACACTTGAATGAAGACAAAATTCCCACGATTGTATTTGCCTGTTCGGTTGAGCATGGGTCATTACTTTCGGCAGCGCTTACTCTGCAAGGCATCAATAATGCCTGTGTATTCGGAAACATGGATCCTGTTATGAGAAGACAGGCGATCCGACGCTTCAAGGATAGAGAAGACGGCCTTAATATCCTAATAAACTTTGAAGTGTTGACTACGGGGTTTGATGCCACGAATATTAAATGTGTTTTTATTACTAGACCAACACAATCCGTCGTCCTGTATAGTCAGATGATCGGACGCGGTCTCCGAGGACCGATGATGGGAGGCAACGAAACTTGCTTACTTGTCGATATTGAAGACAACCTCAAAAAGTATGACGAATCATCGGCGTTCAGGTTCTTTGAGAACTATTGGAATTACGACATAAAGAGCGAGCATAATCAGGAGGAGAAAGTATGA